One window from the genome of Haladaptatus paucihalophilus DX253 encodes:
- a CDS encoding NADH-quinone oxidoreductase subunit A has translation MNPWVAIGALVLVGLAIPFSMMAVSSLLRPSVPEQGKSATYESGEIPTGTTRIRFNIQYYMVALLFVVFDIETVLIFPWTVIYRNAIDSGVSLATVLVPMLVFIAVLVVGLAWAWRNGAVRWVRSPRGTQRSMEQ, from the coding sequence TAGTGCTGGTGGGCCTCGCCATACCATTCAGTATGATGGCTGTGTCGAGTCTCCTCAGACCGAGCGTGCCTGAACAGGGAAAATCCGCCACCTACGAGAGCGGTGAAATTCCAACCGGGACGACGCGCATTCGGTTCAACATCCAATACTACATGGTTGCGCTGCTGTTCGTCGTCTTCGACATCGAGACGGTCCTCATCTTCCCTTGGACCGTCATCTATCGCAACGCTATCGACAGCGGCGTCAGCCTTGCGACGGTGCTCGTCCCGATGTTGGTTTTCATCGCGGTTCTCGTCGTCGGGCTCGCGTGGGCCTGGCGCAACGGAGCGGTGCGGTGGGTTCGTAGCCCCCGCGGAACGCAACGGAGTATGGAACAATGA
- a CDS encoding NADH-quinone oxidoreductase subunit B encodes MSNEPREYIHGSTAPQTKTREARMGEGVDDRFNSKLREAFGASPFILTKFDKFMNWVRGSSMFMLQFGIACCSIEMMHTYAVKHDLDRFGSGVPRASPRQADVMIVPGTVVSKFAPRMKRVYDQMPEPKFVVNMGSCAISGGPFQEGYNVIKGAEEVIPIDIHVPGCPPRPEALVYGVVKLQERVANGETSPVTVKPYELEQFGDLEQDELVDTLADRIDEDSLVMRYNWADSP; translated from the coding sequence ATGAGCAACGAACCACGGGAATACATACACGGTAGTACAGCCCCCCAGACGAAGACCCGCGAGGCTCGGATGGGCGAGGGTGTCGATGACCGCTTTAACTCGAAACTCCGTGAGGCCTTCGGCGCGTCGCCGTTCATCCTCACGAAGTTCGACAAGTTCATGAACTGGGTGCGGGGGTCGTCGATGTTCATGCTGCAGTTCGGTATCGCGTGCTGCAGTATCGAGATGATGCACACCTACGCGGTGAAACACGACTTGGACCGCTTCGGGTCCGGCGTCCCGCGTGCGTCGCCGCGGCAGGCCGACGTGATGATCGTCCCCGGGACGGTCGTCTCGAAGTTCGCGCCGCGGATGAAGCGCGTCTACGACCAGATGCCCGAACCCAAGTTCGTCGTGAACATGGGGTCGTGTGCCATCAGCGGCGGCCCGTTCCAAGAAGGATACAACGTCATCAAGGGCGCAGAAGAGGTCATCCCCATCGACATTCACGTCCCCGGATGCCCGCCGCGCCCCGAGGCACTCGTCTACGGCGTCGTCAAGCTCCAAGAGCGCGTCGCCAACGGCGAGACCAGTCCGGTGACGGTCAAGCCCTACGAACTCGAACAGTTCGGGGACCTGGAACAGGACGAACTGGTAGACACGCTCGCCGACAGAATCGACGAGGACTCGCTCGTCATGCGCTACAACTGGGCTGATTCACCATGA
- a CDS encoding NADH-quinone oxidoreductase subunit D: MSSQREVPAAQELDGDQLAALLGDHVIGREEHLNAPGFVVRPDEVQDALTILRDEAGFDHLSMVTAQDYEDRYESVYHLKKYADPTQEVSVVVPTPTDAPASQTAEPVYRSADWHEREAYDLVGIDYDGHPDLRRILLPETWQGHPLAQNYDQDRPQIVSFEEHKNPIQDDHYDADSDTMFLNIGPHHPATHGVLHLKTTLDGEQVADVDPDIGYLHRCEEQMAQNGTYRHQIMPYPDRWDYASAGLLNEWAYARVAEDLNDLDVPEYAQIIRTMGAELCRIASHMLALGTFCLDIYGDFTAIFMYAMRDREIVQNILEDLTGQRMMFNYFRLGGVVWDIPEPRQDFFDKIRDFLDDLPPTLEEYHDLITSNELFQIRTIGTGVLEPEVAKQYGVTGPVARASGIDYDLRRDDPYGYYDQLDWDVVTEDGCDNYARLLVRMREVEESAKIIDQCVDLLEDWPEDEREIQSNVPRTLKPDADTETYRAVEGAKGELGIYIRSDGTDKPGRFKIRSPCFCNLSALGEMSNGEYIPDLVATLGSLDVILGEVDR; encoded by the coding sequence ATGAGTTCGCAACGAGAAGTACCGGCAGCGCAGGAACTCGACGGCGACCAGCTCGCCGCGTTGCTCGGTGACCACGTTATCGGCCGCGAGGAACATCTCAACGCGCCGGGATTCGTCGTTCGACCCGACGAAGTGCAGGACGCACTGACAATCCTGCGCGACGAGGCCGGATTCGACCACCTCTCGATGGTCACGGCACAGGACTACGAGGACCGCTACGAGAGCGTCTACCACCTGAAGAAGTACGCCGACCCGACCCAAGAGGTGAGCGTCGTCGTTCCGACGCCGACCGATGCGCCCGCGAGCCAGACCGCGGAACCCGTCTATCGATCCGCCGACTGGCACGAGCGGGAGGCCTACGACCTCGTGGGCATCGACTACGACGGTCATCCGGACCTTCGTCGTATCCTCCTCCCCGAGACGTGGCAGGGCCACCCCCTGGCGCAGAACTACGACCAAGACCGGCCACAAATCGTCTCGTTCGAGGAGCACAAGAACCCGATTCAGGACGACCACTACGACGCGGATTCGGACACGATGTTCCTGAACATCGGGCCGCACCACCCGGCAACCCACGGTGTGTTGCACCTGAAGACGACGCTCGACGGCGAACAAGTCGCCGACGTCGACCCGGACATCGGCTACCTCCACCGCTGTGAGGAGCAGATGGCCCAGAACGGGACCTACCGGCACCAGATCATGCCGTACCCCGACCGCTGGGACTACGCGTCCGCCGGGCTGCTCAACGAGTGGGCCTACGCGCGCGTGGCCGAAGATTTGAACGACCTCGACGTGCCCGAGTACGCGCAGATAATTCGGACGATGGGTGCCGAACTCTGCCGTATCGCATCGCACATGCTGGCGCTGGGGACGTTCTGTCTCGACATCTACGGCGACTTCACTGCTATCTTCATGTACGCGATGCGCGACCGCGAAATCGTCCAGAACATCCTGGAGGACCTGACCGGCCAGCGCATGATGTTCAACTACTTCCGCCTCGGCGGCGTCGTCTGGGACATCCCGGAACCGCGTCAGGACTTCTTCGACAAGATTCGGGACTTCCTCGACGACCTCCCGCCGACGCTGGAGGAGTACCACGACCTCATCACGAGCAACGAGCTGTTCCAGATTCGGACCATCGGAACCGGCGTTCTCGAACCCGAGGTCGCCAAACAGTACGGCGTCACCGGTCCCGTCGCTCGCGCATCGGGCATCGACTACGACCTGCGCCGCGACGACCCCTACGGCTACTACGACCAACTCGATTGGGACGTCGTGACCGAGGACGGCTGTGACAACTACGCGCGCCTCCTCGTTCGGATGCGCGAAGTCGAGGAGTCGGCGAAGATCATCGACCAGTGTGTCGACCTGCTCGAAGACTGGCCGGAGGACGAACGCGAAATTCAGTCGAACGTCCCCCGGACCCTCAAACCGGACGCGGACACGGAAACGTACCGCGCGGTCGAGGGCGCGAAAGGAGAACTCGGCATCTACATCCGCTCGGACGGGACGGACAAACCCGGCCGATTCAAGATTCGAAGTCCGTGTTTCTGCAACCTCTCCGCGCTCGGTGAGATGTCCAACGGGGAGTACATCCCCGACCTCGTCGCCACGCTCGGCAGCCTCGACGTGATTCTCGGGGAGGTCGACCGATGA
- a CDS encoding complex I subunit 1/NuoH family protein: MNPVPLQGTGTVLLPEQIARALGGNNPGAPIELLSALIAAAVIGTIMLTMTAFAGPWAKRKITAAFTDRIAVNRVGPFGLFIIVADAVRLLSKELIIPEGADRPAFDLAPVVMAGSALLGFAVIPMGSLFGINLQLADPETGLAYVFAVASIATLGLTMGGYASNNKYSLLGGLRAVAQNIAYEIPLVVTAASVVLFTGTLQMSQIVAQQQETLITIGGIAIPSWYAFVNPFAFVLFLAANLAEVGRNPFDTPEAPTEIVAGYQTEYSSVYFVLFYLGEFIHIFLGGAIIATLFLGGPSGPASGSIGFVWFTVKIWAVFLFTQWARSALPRVRIDQLIEIGWKGMLVLSFANLVLTAIIVGVVL, translated from the coding sequence ATGAATCCCGTTCCGCTGCAGGGGACGGGAACGGTCCTTCTCCCCGAACAGATAGCGCGTGCGCTGGGCGGCAACAACCCCGGCGCGCCGATAGAGCTGCTCTCGGCGCTCATCGCGGCGGCCGTCATCGGCACCATCATGCTGACGATGACGGCGTTCGCGGGTCCGTGGGCGAAACGGAAAATCACCGCCGCGTTCACCGATCGTATCGCGGTCAATCGTGTCGGGCCGTTCGGCCTGTTCATCATCGTGGCCGACGCGGTGCGGCTGCTGTCGAAAGAACTCATCATCCCGGAAGGTGCGGACCGTCCGGCATTCGACCTCGCGCCCGTCGTCATGGCGGGTTCGGCGCTGCTCGGTTTTGCGGTCATTCCGATGGGTTCCCTTTTCGGCATCAATCTGCAACTCGCTGACCCCGAGACGGGGCTGGCGTACGTGTTCGCCGTCGCCTCCATCGCTACGCTCGGACTGACGATGGGTGGCTACGCGTCGAACAACAAATACTCGCTTCTCGGTGGCCTTCGCGCGGTGGCACAGAACATCGCGTACGAGATTCCGCTCGTCGTGACGGCGGCGTCCGTCGTCCTCTTCACGGGGACGCTCCAGATGAGCCAAATCGTCGCCCAACAGCAGGAGACGCTCATCACCATCGGCGGCATCGCGATTCCGTCGTGGTACGCGTTCGTGAACCCGTTCGCGTTCGTGCTGTTCCTCGCGGCGAACCTCGCGGAAGTCGGGCGGAACCCGTTCGACACCCCCGAGGCACCCACCGAAATCGTCGCCGGATACCAGACGGAGTACTCCAGCGTGTACTTCGTGCTGTTCTACCTCGGCGAGTTCATCCACATCTTCCTCGGCGGTGCGATCATCGCCACGCTGTTCCTCGGCGGTCCGTCCGGTCCCGCTTCGGGCTCCATCGGATTCGTCTGGTTCACCGTGAAGATCTGGGCGGTGTTCCTGTTCACGCAGTGGGCGCGTTCGGCGCTTCCGCGCGTGCGCATCGACCAACTCATCGAAATCGGTTGGAAGGGCATGCTCGTGCTCTCGTTCGCCAACCTGGTTCTCACGGCCATCATCGTGGGGGTGGTGCTATGA
- a CDS encoding NuoI/complex I 23 kDa subunit family protein → MIGLLKSMATTMKHALGGTTFTVEYPDVAPEVSPRFRGIHKFSQERCIWCRQCENVCPNDTIQIVQDDQRNGEQYNLHVGQCIYCRLCEEVCPVDAILLTQNFEFTGDTKDDLVYNKEQLKNVPWYKDIDPLESREPDRSAWIGEGEGAVDYQ, encoded by the coding sequence ATGATCGGACTACTCAAATCGATGGCAACGACGATGAAACACGCACTGGGCGGGACGACGTTCACGGTCGAATACCCGGACGTCGCACCCGAAGTAAGCCCACGCTTCCGTGGGATTCACAAGTTCAGCCAAGAGCGCTGCATCTGGTGTCGCCAGTGCGAGAACGTCTGTCCGAACGACACGATTCAGATCGTTCAGGACGACCAGCGCAACGGCGAACAGTACAACCTCCACGTCGGCCAGTGTATCTACTGCCGACTCTGTGAGGAAGTGTGCCCGGTCGACGCCATTCTGCTCACCCAGAACTTCGAGTTCACGGGTGACACGAAGGACGACTTGGTGTACAACAAAGAACAGTTGAAGAACGTCCCCTGGTACAAAGACATCGACCCACTCGAATCGCGCGAACCGGACCGTAGCGCGTGGATAGGAGAGGGCGAAGGAGCAGTCGATTACCAGTAA
- a CDS encoding NADH-quinone oxidoreductase subunit J → MAYEMIAFALFAILTVASSVGAVLVRDVWHSALLLGASLLSFAAHYVMLQAEFVAAMQILVYVGGVLILITFAVMLTRRSSTEEVTNA, encoded by the coding sequence ATGGCATATGAAATGATCGCGTTCGCGTTGTTCGCCATCCTGACGGTGGCGAGTAGCGTGGGCGCCGTCCTGGTGCGGGACGTGTGGCATTCGGCGTTGTTGCTCGGCGCTTCGTTGCTGAGCTTCGCCGCCCATTACGTCATGTTACAGGCGGAATTCGTTGCGGCGATGCAGATCCTCGTCTACGTGGGCGGGGTTCTCATCCTGATAACGTTCGCCGTCATGCTCACACGTCGTTCAAGTACAGAGGAGGTGACTAACGCATGA
- a CDS encoding NADH-quinone oxidoreductase subunit J: MTSRPRMRDPSTMLPGVVAVALFAILAVVFLGASFGDAGGFGAGANITASIGYAMFNIGNVGGDALVQSEGFLVAFEIIDLVLVAALVGAVMLASRDDGEDSESGTPSAVMADGGRNAGGDEE; the protein is encoded by the coding sequence ATGACATCACGGCCACGAATGCGTGACCCAAGCACGATGCTTCCCGGCGTCGTCGCGGTGGCGCTGTTCGCCATCCTCGCTGTGGTGTTCCTCGGCGCGTCGTTCGGCGACGCAGGTGGCTTCGGAGCCGGAGCCAACATCACGGCGAGCATCGGCTACGCGATGTTCAACATCGGAAACGTCGGCGGTGACGCTCTCGTCCAGAGCGAGGGATTCCTCGTCGCGTTCGAGATTATCGACCTCGTGCTCGTCGCGGCGCTGGTGGGTGCAGTGATGCTCGCCAGCCGTGACGACGGTGAAGACAGCGAGAGCGGAACGCCGTCGGCGGTCATGGCGGACGGCGGTCGAAACGCGGGAGGTGACGAGGAGTAA
- the nuoK gene encoding NADH-quinone oxidoreductase subunit NuoK, protein MVPVEYYLLLSAAVFCSGLFGILTRKNALMFLISVELMLNAANINLVAFSSYHGNLTGQTFSLFTLALAAAEVAVGIGIILVLYRNFNDVDVTQATTMRW, encoded by the coding sequence ATGGTACCAGTCGAATACTACCTGTTGCTCTCCGCCGCCGTGTTCTGTTCGGGGCTGTTCGGAATCCTGACCCGGAAGAACGCGCTGATGTTCCTCATCAGCGTCGAGCTGATGCTGAACGCGGCGAACATCAACCTCGTCGCGTTCTCCAGCTATCACGGCAATCTGACCGGGCAGACGTTCAGCCTGTTCACGCTGGCGCTCGCCGCCGCGGAAGTCGCAGTGGGAATCGGTATCATCCTCGTGCTGTATCGTAACTTCAACGACGTGGACGTGACCCAAGCGACGACTATGAGGTGGTAA
- the nuoL gene encoding NADH-quinone oxidoreductase subunit L: protein MAATAFQLAPVIALLPFVSFLIALFGGEYARKMLPKGGAIPGIAATAGSLLLSLWVFLTVSGGESYHETIVWVEGLDTFNLHFGIFLDPLSAMMLVIVSLVACLVHIFSLGYMNDEGETGLPRYYAGLGLFTFSMLAFVFADNLLMAFMFFELVGLCSYLLIGFWFREPGPPSAAKKAFLVTRFGDYFFLIGVVAVFATFGTAQFTGDHSFVHMAEQAIAGEGGEVTTLFGLDPKMWFNIVGLLVLGGVVGKSAQFPLHTWLPDAMEGPTPVSALIHAATMVAAGVYLVARMYGFYALLPQVLAIIAFIGGFTALFAATMGVVKREIKQVLAYSTISQYGYMMLALGSGGYVAATFHLMTHAFFKALLFLGAGSVIIAMHHNENMWDMGGLKKRMPVTYWTFLAGSLALAGIVPFAGFWSKDEVLYEALVHGLGGNPLLLGAYAMGLIAVFFTGFYTFRMVFLTFHGEPRSDTARSPHGVRWNVKFPLVVLGILATVIGLVNMTPVAELTGAHIEFLHTWLNGPVGATGAHHYEELINRFAYGDPAEFSGLVSSGISLAFALAGLGLAWVLYNVPQPVEHTDKLGSVKTLLFNNYYQDEYQVWLATGVTLPVSRAADKFDQGVIDGVVNGVSSVSLFGGSRVKRIQSGIVTNYALMLVLSFVVLLLVFGFTGGWF, encoded by the coding sequence ATGGCGGCAACAGCATTCCAACTGGCACCGGTAATCGCACTCTTGCCGTTCGTATCGTTCCTGATCGCACTGTTCGGCGGCGAGTACGCCCGCAAGATGCTACCCAAGGGTGGCGCGATTCCGGGCATCGCCGCGACGGCCGGGTCGCTCCTCCTGTCGCTGTGGGTCTTCCTCACGGTGTCGGGTGGCGAATCCTACCACGAGACCATCGTGTGGGTCGAAGGACTCGACACCTTCAACCTGCACTTCGGCATCTTCCTCGACCCGCTGTCGGCGATGATGCTCGTCATCGTCTCGCTGGTCGCGTGTCTCGTGCACATCTTCAGTCTCGGCTACATGAACGACGAGGGCGAAACCGGTCTCCCGCGCTACTACGCCGGTCTCGGCCTGTTCACCTTCAGCATGCTCGCGTTCGTCTTCGCGGACAACCTGCTGATGGCGTTCATGTTCTTCGAACTCGTCGGGCTGTGTTCGTACCTGCTCATCGGGTTCTGGTTCCGCGAACCCGGCCCACCGAGCGCAGCGAAGAAGGCGTTCCTCGTCACCCGCTTCGGTGACTACTTCTTCCTCATCGGCGTGGTGGCGGTGTTCGCCACCTTCGGCACGGCGCAGTTCACGGGCGACCACTCGTTCGTGCACATGGCCGAGCAGGCAATTGCGGGCGAGGGCGGAGAGGTGACGACCCTCTTCGGTCTCGACCCGAAGATGTGGTTCAACATCGTCGGCCTGCTCGTGTTGGGCGGCGTGGTCGGGAAATCGGCGCAGTTCCCGCTCCACACGTGGCTTCCCGACGCGATGGAAGGCCCGACGCCCGTTTCCGCGCTGATTCACGCGGCGACCATGGTCGCGGCGGGTGTCTACCTCGTCGCGCGCATGTACGGCTTCTACGCCCTGCTCCCGCAGGTGCTCGCCATCATCGCGTTCATCGGCGGCTTCACGGCGCTGTTCGCGGCGACGATGGGCGTCGTCAAACGCGAAATCAAACAGGTGCTCGCGTACTCTACCATCTCCCAGTACGGGTACATGATGCTCGCGCTGGGGTCGGGTGGCTACGTCGCGGCGACCTTCCACCTGATGACTCACGCCTTCTTCAAGGCGCTCCTGTTCCTCGGAGCGGGGTCGGTCATCATCGCCATGCACCACAACGAGAACATGTGGGACATGGGCGGCCTGAAAAAGCGCATGCCCGTGACCTACTGGACGTTCCTCGCCGGGTCGCTCGCGCTCGCGGGAATCGTCCCGTTCGCTGGGTTCTGGTCGAAAGACGAAGTGCTCTACGAGGCGCTCGTCCACGGTCTCGGCGGCAACCCGCTCCTCCTCGGAGCGTACGCGATGGGTCTCATCGCGGTGTTCTTCACCGGATTCTACACCTTCCGGATGGTCTTCCTGACCTTCCACGGTGAACCCCGGAGCGACACCGCGCGGAGCCCGCACGGCGTGCGCTGGAACGTGAAGTTCCCGCTCGTCGTTCTCGGTATCCTCGCCACCGTCATCGGTCTCGTCAACATGACGCCGGTGGCGGAGCTGACGGGTGCCCACATCGAGTTCCTCCACACGTGGCTCAACGGACCGGTCGGCGCGACCGGTGCTCACCACTACGAGGAACTCATCAACCGGTTCGCCTACGGCGATCCGGCGGAGTTCTCGGGACTCGTTTCGAGCGGCATCTCGCTCGCGTTCGCACTCGCCGGTCTCGGACTGGCGTGGGTGCTCTACAACGTCCCGCAACCCGTCGAGCACACCGACAAGTTGGGCAGCGTGAAGACGCTCCTGTTCAACAACTACTACCAAGACGAGTATCAGGTCTGGCTCGCAACCGGCGTCACGCTCCCCGTCTCGCGCGCGGCGGACAAGTTCGACCAAGGCGTCATCGACGGCGTGGTCAACGGCGTCTCCAGCGTGAGTCTGTTCGGCGGCAGCCGAGTGAAGCGGATTCAGAGCGGCATCGTGACGAACTACGCGCTCATGTTGGTGCTCTCGTTCGTCGTCCTGCTTCTCGTCTTCGGCTTCACGGGAGGTTGGTTCTAG
- a CDS encoding complex I subunit 4 family protein — protein sequence MIVEALLAVTLVSAFAVFLAPDKIAGKLAFVLSLLPAAGSIWMYSDFNGSGNALLGGKLAFEETFKWVTFGPYALNWHVGLDGISMPLLVLTAVLTPLAILAAWTPIQSRQSQFFGLMLFMEMSLLGVFSALDFFIWFIFWEMVLVPMYFLIGIWGGPRRKYAAIKFFVYTNVASLLMFIGFIALVFGLGDSITSLDMPVIAQALNDGQLGSLGGIGAGTLKALAFFAMFIGFGVKVPIVPFHTWLPDAHVEAPTPVSIMLAGVMLKMGTYALLRFNFTMLPGVAKDYAFIIALVAVVSVIYGALLALAQSDLKRIVAYSSVSSMGYVILGLVAFNMYGVGGATFQMVAHGLISGLMFMAVGVIYNTTHTRMVSDMSGLADKMPITVAVFVAGAFGYMGLPLMAGFAAEFFIFVGAFHSTVLAGTVAGTNGLALFTGAAMFGIVIVAGYLLFAMQRTLFGPFRLETDYEVGRASFHDVAPLVVLILLVILLGVQPNIFYHMIQDAVGEMALLAGGGA from the coding sequence ATGATAGTCGAAGCACTTCTCGCGGTAACCTTGGTGAGCGCGTTCGCGGTGTTCCTTGCGCCGGACAAAATCGCAGGGAAACTCGCGTTCGTGCTGAGCCTGCTCCCCGCGGCCGGGAGCATCTGGATGTACAGTGACTTCAACGGCAGCGGGAACGCCCTGTTGGGCGGGAAGCTCGCCTTCGAAGAGACGTTCAAGTGGGTCACGTTCGGCCCCTACGCGCTGAACTGGCACGTCGGCCTCGACGGCATCAGCATGCCGTTGTTGGTGTTGACGGCGGTGCTCACGCCCCTTGCGATTCTGGCGGCGTGGACGCCGATTCAGTCCCGACAGAGCCAGTTCTTCGGTCTGATGCTCTTCATGGAGATGAGCCTCCTCGGCGTCTTCTCGGCGCTCGACTTCTTCATCTGGTTCATCTTCTGGGAGATGGTGCTGGTTCCGATGTACTTCCTCATCGGCATCTGGGGCGGCCCGCGGCGCAAGTACGCGGCGATCAAGTTCTTCGTGTACACCAACGTCGCCTCGCTGCTGATGTTCATCGGGTTCATCGCCCTCGTCTTCGGACTGGGCGATTCCATCACATCGCTCGATATGCCCGTCATCGCGCAAGCGTTGAACGACGGGCAGTTGGGAAGCCTCGGTGGCATCGGCGCGGGCACGCTGAAAGCGCTCGCGTTCTTCGCGATGTTCATCGGATTCGGCGTCAAGGTCCCGATTGTCCCGTTCCACACGTGGCTGCCGGACGCCCACGTCGAGGCACCGACGCCGGTGTCCATCATGCTGGCGGGCGTCATGCTGAAGATGGGTACCTACGCGCTGCTCCGATTCAACTTCACCATGCTTCCCGGCGTGGCGAAGGATTACGCGTTCATCATCGCCCTCGTGGCGGTCGTGAGCGTCATCTACGGTGCGCTCCTCGCGTTGGCACAGTCCGACCTGAAGCGTATCGTGGCGTACTCCTCGGTGTCCTCGATGGGGTACGTCATCCTCGGACTCGTCGCGTTCAACATGTACGGCGTCGGCGGTGCGACCTTCCAGATGGTCGCCCACGGTCTCATCTCGGGACTGATGTTCATGGCGGTCGGCGTCATCTACAACACGACGCACACCCGGATGGTCTCGGACATGTCCGGGCTGGCGGACAAGATGCCGATTACGGTCGCGGTGTTCGTCGCGGGCGCGTTCGGCTACATGGGCTTGCCACTGATGGCTGGCTTCGCGGCGGAGTTCTTCATCTTCGTCGGGGCCTTCCACTCGACCGTGCTTGCAGGGACAGTAGCGGGAACCAATGGACTCGCGCTGTTCACGGGAGCGGCGATGTTCGGCATCGTCATCGTGGCTGGCTACCTGCTGTTCGCCATGCAGAGAACGCTGTTCGGGCCGTTCCGGCTCGAAACCGACTACGAGGTCGGCCGCGCGTCGTTCCACGACGTCGCGCCCCTCGTGGTCCTCATCCTGCTGGTCATCCTGCTGGGTGTTCAACCGAACATCTTCTACCACATGATTCAGGATGCCGTGGGTGAAATGGCGCTCCTCGCCGGAGGTGGTGCCTGA
- a CDS encoding NADH-quinone oxidoreductase subunit N, with protein MAAFAWPDWAALAPAIVLGLTALLLLVVDSIYPHTRDNPILAGISTLGAVVAGGLAAWFITSGTGENPIPLYGNAMVVDTMSLFFVLIFASVTALVSIASYDYLKGNSYQAEYYTLVVLAATGMTLMASSNSLATVFISLELASLPSYALVAMLKKNRGSVEAGLKYFLIGALSSAIFAYGISLVYGVTGHLQLDLIATTLGQGFSGLGGVLGVGVLMVVAGFAFKTASVPFHFWAPEAYEGAPAPISGFLSSASKAAGFAVAFRVFVTAFPFALVSGTIDWVLVFQILAVVTMTLGNFAAATQDKVKRMLAYSSIGHAGYVLIGLAALYGGNNSGVLSGAMLHLLVYGFMNTGAFLFIALVEYWGVGRTFEDYNGLAEKAPIACLAMTVFLFNLAGLPIGAGFMSKYILFGAAVGAGFWWLAAVGAINSALSLFYYSRVVKAMWIEDPEGDFTIRSTPTGLYVAVVAAAVVTVALLFAFGPVADTAYNAAATLFA; from the coding sequence ATGGCGGCATTCGCGTGGCCCGACTGGGCCGCACTCGCGCCCGCCATCGTCCTCGGCCTGACGGCGCTGCTGTTGCTGGTTGTGGACAGCATCTACCCGCACACGCGGGACAACCCGATTCTCGCGGGTATCTCGACGCTCGGTGCGGTCGTTGCAGGCGGTCTCGCGGCGTGGTTCATCACCTCCGGAACGGGCGAGAACCCGATTCCGCTGTACGGGAACGCGATGGTCGTCGACACGATGAGCCTGTTCTTCGTGCTCATCTTCGCCAGCGTCACCGCGCTGGTGAGCATCGCCAGCTACGATTACCTGAAGGGTAATTCCTATCAGGCGGAGTACTACACGCTGGTCGTCCTCGCGGCGACCGGAATGACGCTGATGGCGAGCTCGAACAGCCTCGCCACGGTGTTCATCAGCCTGGAACTGGCCAGCCTCCCGTCCTACGCGCTGGTCGCGATGCTGAAGAAGAACCGCGGAAGCGTCGAGGCGGGACTCAAGTACTTCCTCATCGGTGCGCTCTCGTCGGCCATCTTCGCCTACGGTATCAGCCTCGTGTACGGTGTCACCGGACACCTGCAGCTGGACCTCATCGCCACCACGCTCGGCCAAGGGTTCAGCGGGCTGGGCGGCGTGCTCGGCGTCGGCGTGCTGATGGTGGTCGCTGGCTTCGCGTTCAAGACGGCCTCCGTCCCGTTCCACTTCTGGGCACCGGAAGCGTACGAAGGCGCACCAGCGCCGATTTCGGGCTTCCTCTCGTCGGCTTCGAAGGCCGCCGGGTTCGCAGTCGCCTTCCGCGTGTTCGTCACGGCGTTCCCGTTCGCACTGGTTTCGGGAACCATCGACTGGGTGCTGGTCTTCCAGATTCTCGCAGTCGTCACGATGACGCTCGGGAACTTCGCAGCCGCCACGCAGGACAAGGTGAAACGGATGCTCGCGTACTCCTCGATCGGACACGCGGGCTACGTGCTCATCGGACTGGCCGCTCTCTACGGCGGTAACAACAGCGGCGTGCTGAGCGGTGCGATGCTCCACCTGCTCGTCTACGGCTTCATGAACACGGGTGCGTTCCTGTTCATCGCGCTGGTCGAGTACTGGGGCGTCGGTCGGACGTTCGAGGATTACAACGGACTGGCGGAGAAGGCACCCATCGCCTGTCTCGCCATGACCGTGTTCCTGTTCAACCTCGCCGGTCTCCCGATCGGTGCAGGATTCATGAGCAAGTACATCCTGTTCGGTGCCGCGGTCGGTGCCGGATTCTGGTGGCTCGCCGCGGTCGGTGCGATAAACAGCGCGCTGTCGCTGTTCTACTACAGCCGCGTCGTGAAAGCGATGTGGATCGAGGACCCGGAGGGCGACTTCACGATTCGAAGCACGCCGACGGGCCTCTACGTTGCGGTCGTCGCCGCCGCAGTCGTGACGGTCGCATTGCTGTTCGCGTTCGGGCCGGTGGCGGACACGGCGTACAACGCCGCCGCCACGCTGTTCGCCTGA